One segment of Paenibacillus sp. FSL R7-0337 DNA contains the following:
- a CDS encoding flavocytochrome c translates to MNRKRWGSLLGKGLLLASLVVLPACNSTKGESTDIVIIGGGGAGMTAAIEAHNQGAKVILIEKMPMLGGNTVRAEGGLNAAGTPYQAAAGIKDSPELHFEDTMKGGKNLNNPDLVRTLTNGAAASVEWLKENGAELSEVGRAGGASVNRIHRPAGGEAAGNFIVVALKKKLEEYKIDVRLRTTADEIVKNKDGVVTGVKVTDKDGKQYTISANSVILAAGGFGANMDMIKGYQPKLEGFSTTNHPGATGDGTTMAEKIGAKLVDMKEIQIHPTTIPNQGVLITEGVRGDGAILVNSEGKRFTNELLTRDVVSQNILAQSGKVAYLIFNDELRANLKATEVYFGMDLVKEAATPEELAAQIGVDGKALADTLNTYNGFVASGKDTEFERPDLELSFEKGKYYAIQVTPGIHHTMGGVAINTQAQVLDTKDQVIAGLYAAGEVTGGVHGANRLGGNALADITTFGRIAADEAVKALKK, encoded by the coding sequence ATGAATAGAAAGAGATGGGGAAGTCTGCTGGGCAAAGGGTTGCTGCTGGCAAGTCTGGTGGTATTGCCTGCATGTAACAGCACCAAAGGGGAGTCTACGGACATCGTAATTATCGGCGGCGGCGGCGCGGGAATGACTGCTGCCATTGAAGCGCATAATCAGGGAGCCAAGGTGATACTAATCGAAAAAATGCCTATGCTTGGAGGCAACACCGTCCGTGCGGAAGGCGGGCTGAATGCGGCAGGAACACCTTATCAGGCAGCAGCTGGCATCAAAGACAGTCCGGAGCTGCATTTCGAGGATACCATGAAGGGCGGCAAGAACCTTAACAACCCGGATCTGGTCAGAACGCTTACGAACGGTGCGGCGGCTTCCGTGGAGTGGTTGAAGGAGAATGGAGCCGAGCTGTCTGAAGTGGGACGCGCAGGCGGGGCAAGCGTGAACCGGATTCACCGTCCGGCAGGCGGGGAAGCGGCAGGGAATTTCATCGTAGTCGCGCTGAAGAAGAAGCTGGAGGAATACAAGATTGATGTGCGCCTGCGGACGACTGCTGATGAGATCGTTAAGAACAAGGACGGCGTGGTTACCGGGGTGAAGGTGACGGATAAGGATGGCAAGCAGTACACGATTAGTGCGAATTCCGTTATCCTGGCGGCTGGAGGTTTTGGAGCCAACATGGATATGATCAAGGGGTACCAGCCGAAGCTGGAAGGGTTCTCCACGACTAACCACCCGGGCGCAACCGGCGATGGTACAACGATGGCAGAGAAGATCGGCGCCAAGCTGGTAGACATGAAGGAGATTCAGATTCATCCGACCACCATTCCGAATCAAGGCGTGCTGATCACGGAAGGGGTACGCGGAGACGGTGCAATTCTGGTCAATAGCGAAGGCAAGCGATTCACGAATGAACTGCTGACCCGCGATGTCGTGTCCCAGAATATTCTGGCCCAGTCCGGCAAAGTAGCTTACCTGATCTTCAATGATGAGCTGCGTGCGAACCTGAAGGCAACCGAGGTTTACTTTGGAATGGATCTGGTCAAAGAAGCGGCAACACCTGAAGAATTGGCGGCACAGATTGGTGTAGACGGCAAAGCACTGGCGGATACACTGAATACGTATAATGGCTTCGTTGCTTCCGGTAAGGATACAGAGTTTGAACGGCCGGATCTTGAGCTGTCTTTTGAAAAGGGTAAATATTATGCAATTCAGGTAACACCGGGAATCCACCATACCATGGGCGGAGTAGCGATTAACACTCAGGCACAGGTGCTGGATACCAAGGATCAGGTCATTGCCGGACTGTATGCTGCGGGCGAAGTAACCGGCGGGGTACACGGCGCGAACCGTCTGGGCGGGAATGCACTGGCAGACATCACCACCTTCGGCCGGATTGCAGCGGATGAAGCTGTGAAGGCACTTAAGAAATAG
- a CDS encoding FMN-binding protein translates to MHKWTKTLLFSALAAATVLTAGCSSSSGKYVDGTYDGTGKGVKSDIKVAVEIKDEKIGAITVEEHKETQAMIDAAVENTIPEIIEKQTTEGVDALSGASGSSGGIIEAVTQALEQAKKQ, encoded by the coding sequence ATGCACAAGTGGACAAAAACGTTGCTGTTCTCTGCCCTTGCGGCTGCAACAGTACTTACGGCAGGATGCTCTTCATCTTCCGGCAAGTATGTAGACGGGACGTATGATGGAACAGGTAAAGGGGTCAAGAGTGATATTAAAGTGGCGGTAGAAATCAAGGATGAGAAGATCGGCGCCATTACCGTAGAGGAGCATAAGGAGACGCAGGCGATGATCGATGCGGCAGTGGAGAATACCATTCCTGAAATTATTGAAAAGCAAACCACAGAAGGCGTAGACGCCCTCTCCGGTGCTTCCGGCTCCAGCGGCGGAATTATTGAAGCGGTGACCCAGGCGCTGGAACAGGCCAAGAAGCAGTAA
- the dcuS gene encoding DcuS/MalK family sensor histidine kinase, translating into MARKKSYSLRTMIAVMVSAVVLLVLLILYFIFRNQIIPQTRQALEDKAITIARTIALIPLVSEGLSEGNSKEIQDYTSRIARRNDIMFVVVTDMKGIRYSHPDASLVGLPFAGGGQEISLRGGESISEGAGPLGRSLRGFVPVYNNRGHQVGVVIAGLSLERVERLVLLNEWTIIAILVSGALLGAGGAFILAAQIKRMVFGMEPEDISKLLQERSAMLESTREGIIAVDQKARITILNMEAQRLLRAAGIGGSAMNRQIAEFWPELGLERVLAEGEGIQDQELELGDSSLLVNSLPVRVNGNIVGAIATFRDETELAVLAEKLSGVSVYAEALRSGAHEFMNKLHVIMGMTHMGLYDELQQYILGTVSNYQKEIGSITRQIKDPVMAGFLLGKLSRAREAGIELLLTGDSYLPEPADPQVIHELITIAGNLLDNALEALGELCEQPVKRVELAFQYEEGRLLCEVSDNGPGIPAGLKEKIFVQGYSSKGEQRGIGLYLVKKSVDKLKGHLELAAGCGPGAHFIVDVPYEVKGEEEGV; encoded by the coding sequence GTGGCCAGGAAAAAAAGCTACAGTTTGCGCACAATGATCGCCGTTATGGTGTCTGCCGTTGTCCTGCTGGTATTGCTGATTTTATATTTTATTTTCCGCAATCAGATTATTCCGCAGACCCGGCAGGCGCTGGAGGATAAGGCGATTACGATTGCCCGTACCATCGCTCTGATTCCGCTGGTCTCTGAGGGACTCAGTGAGGGCAACAGCAAGGAGATTCAGGACTACACCTCAAGAATCGCCCGCCGCAATGATATTATGTTCGTGGTAGTCACAGATATGAAGGGTATCCGCTATTCCCATCCGGATGCCTCGCTGGTCGGACTGCCCTTTGCGGGAGGAGGCCAAGAGATATCGCTGCGCGGAGGGGAGAGTATCTCCGAAGGGGCCGGCCCGCTCGGCAGATCCCTGCGCGGCTTCGTGCCGGTCTATAACAACCGGGGGCATCAGGTGGGTGTGGTCATTGCCGGTCTGTCCCTGGAGCGGGTCGAGCGGCTGGTCCTGCTGAATGAGTGGACGATTATTGCGATTCTGGTCTCGGGAGCCTTGCTTGGAGCGGGAGGAGCATTCATTCTGGCAGCCCAGATCAAGCGGATGGTGTTTGGCATGGAGCCGGAGGACATCTCCAAGCTGCTCCAGGAACGCAGTGCGATGCTGGAATCCACGCGCGAGGGAATTATTGCCGTAGATCAGAAGGCGCGGATTACCATCCTTAATATGGAAGCACAGCGGCTTCTGCGGGCAGCCGGGATTGGCGGGAGCGCCATGAACCGGCAGATTGCCGAGTTTTGGCCGGAGCTGGGTCTGGAGCGGGTATTGGCTGAGGGAGAGGGGATACAGGACCAGGAGCTGGAGCTGGGAGACAGCTCTTTATTGGTGAACAGCCTGCCAGTCCGGGTGAACGGTAACATCGTTGGTGCGATTGCCACTTTCCGGGATGAGACAGAGCTGGCTGTGCTGGCGGAGAAGCTGTCGGGAGTCTCTGTCTATGCAGAAGCACTGCGCTCCGGTGCCCATGAGTTCATGAACAAGCTGCATGTCATTATGGGCATGACGCATATGGGCCTGTATGATGAGCTGCAGCAATATATTCTGGGAACGGTAAGCAATTACCAGAAGGAGATCGGGTCGATCACGAGACAGATCAAGGACCCGGTGATGGCCGGATTTCTGCTGGGGAAGCTGAGCCGGGCACGCGAAGCGGGGATAGAGCTGCTGCTGACCGGAGACAGCTATCTGCCGGAGCCGGCTGATCCGCAGGTGATTCATGAGCTGATTACGATTGCCGGCAATCTGCTGGATAATGCCCTGGAGGCGCTGGGGGAGCTCTGCGAGCAACCCGTGAAGCGGGTGGAGCTTGCTTTTCAATATGAAGAGGGGCGGCTGCTATGCGAGGTTAGCGACAACGGTCCGGGAATTCCGGCGGGCCTCAAGGAGAAGATCTTCGTTCAGGGTTACTCCTCCAAGGGTGAACAGCGGGGAATCGGGCTGTATTTGGTCAAGAAAAGTGTGGATAAATTAAAGGGCCATCTTGAGCTGGCCGCCGGCTGCGGGCCGGGAGCGCATTTTATCGTGGATGTGCCTTATGAGGTGAAGGGGGAGGAGGAGGGGGTGTGA
- a CDS encoding CPBP family glutamic-type intramembrane protease: MTNKSNLRAVWIMFGVFVLLFLLNFGIHSNNQAPTARMWLLLGVWAFLISVLLLVKHKLPSKRQILLSILLAAAVAVAYINLSLFSMIEVSLLTLMASLAVLSTFNQYNEGKLLFLNTASASTIFMSLFVGAAAGILLGIINLVLSGQSLDGFSLKLIYFRVALSPAIYEELALRTLFYALCLSLMHGRADTRAQKFTVWFMMIVPHVLVHTPDSFIQGGIIPGIISTLMYILLFGLPFAILHRKRDLTSAMLAHGIVDIIRFCFLGLPF; this comes from the coding sequence TTGACTAACAAAAGTAATCTTAGAGCGGTATGGATCATGTTTGGTGTATTTGTATTGCTGTTTCTGTTGAATTTCGGCATTCACAGTAATAATCAGGCCCCGACAGCCAGAATGTGGCTTCTGCTGGGCGTATGGGCCTTCCTCATTAGCGTGCTGCTGCTTGTAAAACACAAGCTGCCGTCGAAGCGGCAGATTCTGCTCTCTATCCTGCTAGCCGCTGCTGTAGCTGTCGCCTATATTAATCTGTCCCTCTTCTCCATGATTGAGGTGAGCCTGCTCACGTTAATGGCATCGTTGGCTGTATTAAGCACCTTCAACCAGTATAACGAAGGAAAGCTTCTTTTTCTCAACACAGCCAGCGCCTCAACAATCTTCATGAGCCTATTCGTGGGAGCCGCCGCCGGCATTCTGCTCGGAATCATCAATCTAGTGCTGAGCGGACAAAGCCTCGATGGATTCAGCCTGAAGCTAATCTATTTCAGAGTGGCGCTCAGTCCGGCCATTTATGAAGAACTAGCCCTACGTACCTTGTTCTATGCCCTATGCCTGTCCCTGATGCACGGCAGAGCCGATACCAGAGCCCAAAAATTTACCGTCTGGTTCATGATGATCGTTCCCCATGTGCTGGTCCACACGCCGGACAGCTTCATTCAGGGTGGAATCATCCCCGGCATCATCAGCACTCTCATGTATATCCTCTTGTTCGGCCTGCCCTTTGCAATACTACATCGCAAGCGGGACCTCACATCTGCCATGCTTGCTCATGGAATAGTGGATATCATACGATTCTGTTTCCTGGGTCTCCCCTTCTAG
- a CDS encoding flavocytochrome c — protein sequence MNKRLTAALILILSVMLVIAGCGNNNAGGSKNESKEAGSAATEPAATTAPTEKAEAVSGASEASYTPYDQLKDKYDIVIVGAGGAGMSAALEAKAAGMNPVILEKMPVAGGNTTKSSSGMNASQTKFQKEQGIEDSNELFYEETLKGGHDTNNKELLHFFVDQSAGAIDWLDSIGIRLNNITITGGMKEKRTHRPEDGSAVGQYLVAGLVRNVQEQGIPLFVNADVKELTVQDGKVNGVKVLFNQADDKMISAAAVIVTTGGFGANKELIAKVRPDLQGLVTTNQIGSTGDGIAMIEKVGGTTVDLDQIQVHPTVQQEKSYLIGEAVRGEGAILVSAEGKRFGNEMNTRDKVTASINTLPEKSAYLVFDAGVKSRVKAVDQYIKMGVVKTADTIEALADQMKVPAAALKTTVDTWNSAVKSKSDAEFGRTTGMDNDLSGAPYYAIQIGPGIHYTMGGVVINTNTEVLNKDGKAITGLFAAGEVVGGLHGENRIGGNSVAEIIIFGRQAGIKSAEFVKAQ from the coding sequence ATGAATAAGAGATTAACAGCGGCGCTTATCCTCATTCTCTCCGTGATGCTGGTCATTGCAGGTTGCGGAAACAACAATGCGGGCGGCAGCAAGAATGAGAGCAAGGAAGCGGGCAGCGCGGCAACAGAGCCGGCAGCAACCACTGCACCTACAGAGAAGGCAGAGGCCGTGTCGGGAGCATCCGAAGCGAGCTATACTCCGTACGATCAGTTAAAGGATAAATATGATATCGTCATCGTCGGCGCGGGCGGTGCGGGAATGTCTGCGGCGCTGGAAGCCAAAGCGGCCGGCATGAACCCGGTCATCTTAGAGAAAATGCCGGTTGCCGGCGGCAATACGACCAAATCCTCCTCAGGGATGAATGCCTCGCAGACCAAGTTCCAGAAGGAGCAGGGCATCGAAGACAGCAACGAACTGTTCTATGAAGAGACCCTTAAGGGCGGACATGATACGAACAATAAGGAGCTGCTGCACTTCTTCGTGGATCAATCCGCGGGTGCCATTGACTGGCTCGATTCCATCGGAATCCGCTTGAACAATATTACAATTACCGGCGGTATGAAAGAGAAGCGTACCCATCGTCCGGAAGACGGCTCGGCAGTGGGACAATATCTTGTAGCAGGACTTGTCCGCAATGTTCAGGAGCAGGGCATTCCGCTGTTCGTCAATGCGGATGTGAAGGAGCTTACGGTACAGGACGGTAAGGTGAACGGCGTGAAGGTGCTGTTCAACCAGGCCGATGACAAAATGATCAGCGCAGCAGCAGTTATCGTAACCACCGGGGGCTTCGGTGCCAACAAAGAACTGATTGCCAAGGTTCGCCCGGATCTGCAAGGGCTGGTAACGACCAACCAGATTGGCAGCACCGGCGACGGCATTGCCATGATTGAGAAGGTCGGCGGAACTACCGTAGACCTGGATCAGATTCAGGTTCACCCGACTGTGCAGCAGGAGAAATCCTACCTGATCGGTGAAGCGGTCCGGGGCGAAGGAGCTATTCTTGTATCTGCTGAGGGCAAGCGCTTCGGCAATGAGATGAATACCCGTGACAAGGTGACGGCTTCAATTAATACACTTCCTGAGAAATCCGCTTATCTCGTGTTCGACGCCGGAGTGAAATCCCGTGTCAAGGCGGTAGATCAATACATTAAGATGGGTGTGGTCAAGACCGCAGATACCATTGAGGCACTGGCGGATCAGATGAAGGTTCCTGCAGCAGCACTTAAGACTACCGTGGATACATGGAACAGTGCGGTGAAGAGTAAGTCGGATGCTGAGTTCGGCAGAACTACCGGTATGGATAATGATCTGTCCGGTGCTCCGTATTATGCGATTCAGATCGGCCCTGGGATTCACTATACGATGGGCGGAGTGGTGATCAACACCAACACTGAGGTCTTGAACAAAGACGGCAAGGCGATTACCGGATTGTTCGCGGCAGGAGAAGTGGTCGGCGGGCTGCACGGCGAGAACCGCATCGGCGGTAACTCGGTAGCCGAGATTATTATCTTCGGACGTCAGGCAGGGATCAAATCGGCTGAATTTGTAAAAGCGCAATAA
- a CDS encoding FAD-dependent oxidoreductase, with amino-acid sequence MKLVSGQLPWEHTLLEPPVYPVLADDITCDCLIVGGGMGGAMMSYRMSLSGADTVLIDKRTVGTGSSHANTGLLQIANDKSLTACMNTFGEENGVLFYRLCQQAMRAILELPGKLDIDPQIIERSSLLYASKPEDVAMLKLENENLVKHGFDSEFWEEEKIRAHYAFSKPGALYSKGDAETNPLRTVHSLIHKAHSGGVRVYEHTEALHYEYSEDGVICHTGQGRIVAKKVVFAMGYETQDMKKDRGAELINTYAIMTGPLPHLPKWHEQSLLWETARPYLYFRTTPDGRIIAGGKDEQLTSVERREVRVLSQCERLVEEVTALFPELQGIKAEYSWGAVFGSTRDGLPYMGPHPEFPHCYFIEGYGGNGTVYSMIAAELLADTLAGKSRPELELFSLTRSPKPAPSPAILS; translated from the coding sequence ATGAAACTCGTCAGCGGGCAACTGCCCTGGGAACACACACTGCTTGAGCCTCCGGTATATCCGGTACTTGCGGATGATATTACCTGCGACTGTCTGATTGTAGGCGGCGGGATGGGCGGAGCGATGATGTCCTACCGCATGTCCCTCAGTGGAGCAGATACTGTTCTTATCGATAAAAGAACGGTCGGCACCGGAAGCTCCCACGCTAATACGGGACTGCTGCAAATCGCCAATGACAAATCACTGACTGCCTGCATGAACACCTTCGGGGAAGAAAACGGCGTACTGTTCTACAGACTCTGCCAGCAAGCCATGCGTGCGATTCTGGAGCTGCCCGGCAAGCTGGATATCGATCCGCAGATTATTGAGCGCAGCAGTCTGCTGTATGCCAGTAAGCCGGAAGATGTTGCTATGCTGAAGCTGGAGAATGAGAATCTGGTGAAGCACGGCTTCGATTCGGAATTCTGGGAGGAGGAGAAGATCCGCGCCCATTACGCCTTCTCCAAACCAGGTGCGCTGTATTCCAAAGGAGATGCGGAGACGAATCCGCTGCGCACCGTACACAGCCTGATTCATAAAGCGCACTCCGGTGGGGTGCGGGTCTATGAGCATACCGAAGCCCTACATTATGAGTACAGTGAAGACGGCGTAATCTGTCATACCGGGCAAGGCCGGATTGTTGCTAAGAAGGTCGTCTTTGCTATGGGTTATGAGACCCAGGACATGAAGAAGGACCGGGGAGCAGAGCTGATCAACACCTATGCTATTATGACCGGGCCTCTGCCCCATCTTCCAAAATGGCACGAGCAGAGCCTCCTCTGGGAAACGGCCCGGCCTTATCTGTACTTCCGGACCACCCCTGACGGACGGATTATCGCAGGGGGCAAGGATGAGCAGCTTACCAGCGTGGAGCGGCGCGAGGTCCGGGTCCTCTCCCAGTGTGAGCGTCTGGTTGAGGAGGTTACGGCCCTGTTCCCGGAACTGCAGGGAATCAAGGCTGAATATTCGTGGGGAGCGGTCTTCGGCTCCACCCGTGACGGGCTGCCTTATATGGGGCCGCACCCGGAGTTCCCGCACTGCTACTTCATTGAAGGCTATGGCGGAAACGGTACGGTCTATAGCATGATTGCCGCCGAGCTGCTTGCAGATACGCTGGCCGGCAAGAGCCGCCCGGAGCTGGAGCTTTTCTCGCTGACCCGGTCGCCGAAGCCTGCGCCCTCCCCCGCGATACTGTCTTAA
- a CDS encoding spore coat protein: MYAQNGTPFMADEDLLNTILADLKRTVREYTTAATESNCPAVRRVFNDLTMDTLRIQGELYMQMSQMNMYTPPGKALRQDVDKQIQSAQQTQQKLQQFVREKTGGAGAFNQHSNVSQHQPNVQQHHNGSYYM, from the coding sequence GTGTACGCACAGAATGGAACGCCGTTTATGGCGGATGAAGATTTACTCAACACGATTTTGGCCGATTTGAAGCGGACAGTCCGCGAGTACACCACAGCAGCTACAGAATCGAATTGTCCCGCCGTCAGACGGGTATTCAATGATTTGACTATGGATACCCTCAGAATTCAGGGGGAACTGTACATGCAGATGTCGCAAATGAACATGTACACCCCTCCGGGCAAAGCGCTGCGTCAGGATGTGGACAAGCAGATTCAGAGTGCCCAGCAGACCCAGCAGAAGCTGCAGCAGTTTGTGCGTGAGAAAACAGGCGGGGCAGGAGCCTTTAACCAGCATTCGAATGTTTCGCAGCACCAGCCGAACGTCCAGCAGCATCATAACGGTTCCTATTATATGTAA
- a CDS encoding Lrp/AsnC family transcriptional regulator: MNELKRKVLELLKEDARSSTALMATLLGAEEEDVKTVIAEMEQDHVIVKYATVVNWDKVDDERVTALIEVQITPERGRGFEGIAERIYLYPQVKSVYLMSGAYDLLVEVEGRNLREVANFVSEKLSPIDAVLSTKTNFTLKKYKQDGIIFEEHEEDNRLMISP, from the coding sequence ATGAATGAATTGAAGAGGAAAGTGCTGGAACTGCTCAAGGAGGACGCGCGAAGCTCGACTGCATTAATGGCGACCCTGCTTGGTGCGGAGGAAGAAGATGTAAAGACTGTTATTGCTGAAATGGAGCAGGACCATGTCATTGTGAAATACGCGACGGTTGTCAATTGGGACAAAGTCGATGATGAACGGGTAACAGCACTGATCGAGGTACAGATTACGCCGGAACGGGGCCGCGGCTTCGAGGGGATTGCCGAACGGATCTATCTGTATCCGCAGGTTAAATCGGTCTATCTGATGTCTGGTGCTTACGACCTGCTGGTGGAAGTGGAAGGCCGCAATCTGCGCGAGGTCGCTAACTTTGTGTCTGAGAAGCTGTCACCGATTGATGCAGTGCTCTCTACGAAGACTAATTTTACGCTCAAAAAATACAAACAGGACGGTATCATCTTTGAAGAGCATGAGGAAGACAACCGTCTGATGATATCTCCGTGA
- a CDS encoding aminotransferase class I/II-fold pyridoxal phosphate-dependent enzyme produces MIINNAQHTGDKGKSMNSYLAPLVQQIQPSGIRKFFDLAAGSKDIISLGVGEPDFKTPWHVREACVYSLERGFTGYTSNAGMPELREGIAEYLETRFAVKYDPANQIIATVGGSEAIDLALRALISPGDEILIPEPCYISYSPITAIGGGIPVGIETFGKNNFKLTAEDLEAKITPRSKILILCYPSNPTGAIMSREDWEPIAKVVEKHDLIVISDEIYAELTYGSNHVSFASLPGMLDRTILVSGFSKAFAMTGWRMGYACGHPDLISAMLKIHQYTVMCAPSMGQVAALEALTNGMEEKDRMTDSYNQRRRLIVKGLREAGLECHEPQGAFYAFPSIQATGLTSDQFAQRLLLEYKVAAVPGSVFGLGGEGYLRCSYATSVSQLNEAVERIGAFVSQLAREGA; encoded by the coding sequence ATGATCATTAATAACGCACAGCACACAGGAGATAAAGGCAAGTCGATGAACTCTTATCTGGCCCCGCTGGTCCAGCAGATTCAGCCTTCGGGCATCCGCAAGTTTTTTGATCTGGCGGCAGGCAGCAAGGATATTATCTCGCTGGGTGTCGGCGAGCCGGACTTCAAGACACCTTGGCATGTCAGAGAGGCCTGCGTCTATTCACTCGAACGCGGCTTCACCGGTTACACCTCCAATGCCGGGATGCCTGAGCTGCGTGAGGGTATTGCCGAGTACCTGGAGACCCGCTTCGCCGTGAAGTATGATCCGGCGAATCAGATTATCGCCACGGTCGGCGGCAGTGAGGCTATTGATTTGGCCCTGCGTGCTCTGATCTCTCCGGGAGACGAGATTCTGATTCCCGAGCCCTGTTACATCTCTTATTCTCCGATCACGGCTATCGGCGGCGGTATTCCGGTAGGCATTGAGACCTTCGGGAAGAACAACTTCAAGCTGACTGCCGAGGATCTGGAGGCCAAGATCACCCCGCGCTCGAAGATTCTGATTCTCTGCTATCCAAGCAATCCGACGGGCGCGATCATGAGCCGTGAGGATTGGGAGCCGATTGCCAAGGTGGTCGAGAAGCATGATCTTATCGTCATCTCCGATGAGATTTATGCCGAGCTTACCTATGGAAGCAATCATGTCAGCTTCGCTTCGCTGCCGGGAATGCTGGACCGGACGATCCTGGTCAGCGGGTTCTCCAAGGCCTTCGCCATGACCGGCTGGCGGATGGGCTATGCCTGCGGACACCCGGACCTGATCTCTGCCATGCTGAAGATTCACCAGTATACCGTCATGTGTGCGCCTTCGATGGGCCAGGTGGCTGCGCTGGAGGCACTTACCAACGGAATGGAAGAGAAGGACCGCATGACAGACTCGTATAACCAGCGCCGCCGGCTGATTGTCAAGGGGCTGCGGGAGGCAGGACTTGAGTGCCATGAGCCGCAGGGTGCCTTCTATGCATTTCCGAGTATTCAGGCCACCGGCCTGACCTCGGACCAGTTCGCCCAGCGCCTGCTGCTTGAATATAAGGTCGCTGCTGTTCCGGGAAGTGTCTTCGGTCTAGGCGGGGAAGGCTATCTGCGCTGCTCCTATGCCACCTCGGTGTCCCAGTTGAATGAAGCGGTTGAGCGAATTGGGGCATTTGTCTCACAGCTGGCCCGGGAAGGGGCCTGA
- a CDS encoding aspartyl-phosphate phosphatase Spo0E family protein, translating to MLSADYYLSSYGGKCGSGSGLPRAKGDANARRLSLEDEIQMLRSRMEQLFMQEKSFTSDNVIAISSLLDLKINEYMRGRHRKSN from the coding sequence GTGCTGAGCGCAGATTATTACTTATCCTCCTATGGCGGGAAGTGTGGTTCCGGAAGCGGGCTACCTCGCGCCAAAGGAGATGCGAATGCACGCAGGCTCTCGCTGGAAGATGAAATTCAGATGCTCCGCAGCAGAATGGAACAGCTCTTTATGCAGGAGAAGTCCTTTACCTCGGATAATGTAATAGCAATCAGCAGCTTGCTGGACCTCAAGATTAATGAGTATATGAGAGGCCGTCACCGTAAGAGTAATTAA
- a CDS encoding TetR/AcrR family transcriptional regulator, with amino-acid sequence MSDNSKWLERKFTEGFEQLAPDKTIRQIILHAVEVFSKKGYAGTKIKDIAVSAGFSQGYVYMYFKSKDEMFTKIVEMASDGAGMSVQYAAELEGSPMERITWLTEALLSPDSIAMQHFRLILLQTVTSEAIPEEAKLVAKAKSKLPFEQFIPLIIAGQQAGEIVPGDPVEIAIAYFSFLQGLGIARLQTTSSVPFPSTELVLRFMKKDR; translated from the coding sequence GTGAGCGACAATAGCAAATGGCTAGAACGTAAATTTACTGAAGGCTTTGAACAATTAGCTCCGGATAAGACCATACGGCAAATCATTTTACATGCTGTAGAGGTATTCTCCAAGAAGGGCTATGCCGGGACTAAGATTAAGGATATCGCGGTCAGTGCGGGATTTAGCCAGGGTTATGTCTATATGTATTTCAAGTCGAAGGATGAAATGTTCACCAAGATCGTTGAAATGGCCTCGGATGGCGCCGGAATGTCGGTGCAATATGCGGCGGAGCTGGAAGGCAGTCCAATGGAACGGATCACATGGCTGACAGAGGCATTGCTGTCCCCGGATAGTATCGCTATGCAGCATTTTCGGCTAATTCTGCTCCAGACAGTAACCTCGGAGGCGATTCCTGAGGAGGCGAAGCTTGTAGCGAAGGCGAAGAGCAAGCTGCCCTTTGAGCAGTTTATTCCCTTAATTATTGCCGGACAGCAGGCAGGGGAGATTGTACCGGGAGATCCGGTGGAGATTGCCATCGCGTACTTTTCATTCCTACAGGGGCTTGGAATAGCGAGGCTGCAGACTACCTCTAGTGTACCTTTCCCATCTACTGAACTGGTTCTGCGTTTCATGAAAAAAGATCGATAG